The following DNA comes from Cytophagales bacterium.
CTGTAATCAAGCCTAAAATATTGGCAACTCCCTCTCCCATCGCAGTAAGCGGAATGTGCTCAAAATTACGAACGTAATAAACGGCTCGTTTACCATTCCCCTTTGCAAGAGTAGAAACTTCAAACCCTAATATTTCATTACAGGCCTTTACATATTGAGCGTTACCAGGTTGAAATTGTGGAGTTACCAAACGATCAATTTTGGAATAAAGGTGTTCAAAATTGCCTAAAACTGAATTTGTATTTGACTCTGAAATTGAATCCGAATACCCTCCAACCTTCCTTTTTGACAAATATGGATAAATCAAATTATCAGGTTCTACGTCTTTGATAATGTTTACTTTACCTGCAATTCTTCCATCAGCAAATTCATAAAACCTTTCACCGTTTACCAGGTCAATCACGATCTTCCATGTTTCACGCTCACTTTTCTTTATTCTGTTATGCGAGCCATAGTAATGCAAGCGAACGGCTCCACTATTTTCTCCGATTGTAATATCTCCATTTCCAAGCCCATCTCTTTGAAGCAGAAATATTGAACTCAGAATCGTTGATTTTCCTGCATTATTCGGGCCAATAAAAACGTTTATGGTTTCAGATAATCCAGTTTTATTGACTCTTTGAAATCCGCGGACATTTTCTAATTCAATAGCCGTTATTTTCATTTTAAGAGTGGTTAATAAAGCAGCATAAGATCAATATAGTTAACTCCCATTCTTTACCCAACCATTTCTTGTCAAAAACCTCTCTCTTATTCTCTTACTCAAAACTCACCATCTTCTTAGCTCAGCTTTTCCTTAATCCAATCATGTTAAAATCTCTTAACTATACTGGATTATCTATGTACATTGATTATCTATGTATATAGATAAGTAACGTATGAAACCTTCCAAGTCCCTCGTAGCAGCCTCTTCCAAGCCATTGATCCTCGGTATTTTGCAAAAAGGACCTACCTATGGCTATGACATCATTCAGCAGATCAAAGCACTTTCTGGCGGTCAACTGGAATTTGCGGATGGCATGCTGTATCCGGTGCTGCATCGATTGGAGAAGGATGGCCTGGTGACTTCACAATGGAATCAATCTGAGAAAGGTCGTCACCGGAAGTATTACTCGATCACTGAGTCGGGTAAAGAAGCCATCCATCTGGAACGTGAGAATTGGATGGGCATGCATACAGTCTTATTGAAATTATGGTCACAAAACTCAAATACGCAACATGGCTGAATTAAGCAAAAACCTGGAGGGGCAAATTTCCGCATGGAAAAAGCAGCTCCGAAAACAAGATTACCTCGATGATGGGGTCATCGAAGAACTGGAAGATCACCTTCGAGAAGGTCTGGACCGTCTTTTGACGCAAGGGATCTCGGAAGACGAAGCTTTCAACAAGGCGGTCGCTGACCTGGGCACTCCGGCCGATCTGAGCAGTCAGGAAGCAGCGGTCCAATTCAAATACAGTAGTTCTCCCTGGCCTTTACTCATTAGTTATTTCTTCATCGCCTTGCGCAACATCAGGAAGAAAAAGCTGATCTCTACCATCAATGTTGTGGGGTTATCTATTGGTATGGCGGTAACGATCCTCCTCGGGACCTATTCCTGGAACATCATCACTTATGATCAGTACCATGAAAATTCAGAGGACATCTACTTCCTTTACCGGACCCGGGTATTACCGGAAGGTGGAAAAATGGAAGTTTCCGATACCTGGCCACCGATGGCCGAAGAAGTCCAGAATGCTTTTCCTACCGTAAAGAGCATTGCCCGGTTTGTTTTTTGGGGTGATACCCGCATCAAATACGGCGACAAAGAACTCACCCGGGAAATAAGCATGGGCGAGCAGGGCACCTTTGATGTCTTTTCGTTTCCGCTATCCAAAGGCAATCAGGATCATGTATTTGACAATGCCAACTCCATTGTGATCAATCAGGAAGTGGCCGATGCCTTGTTTGGCGAGGAAGACCCGATGGGCAAGACCGTGGAATTGATGATAGGTGAACCCACTTCGTTTGTGGTGACAGGTGTCTTTGAGAAAATTCCTTTTAACTCCAGTCTGAATTTTGAAATTCTGGTCAACATGGATTTCAGGAAAACGCTATGGACAGAAAGAGGTTATTGGGGCTGGAATGCTTCTTTTATGTGGAGTTTTGTCAAGTTAGAACCCGGAGAAACCGAAGAAAACCTGGAGGCTCAATTCCCGCCATTGGTAGAAAAATTTGTGCTCCCTTCGGAGCGTGGCACCTTCGAATTGCTCCCGATCTCGGAGTACTATGATTACAATACTCAGCAGCAAGAATACGGTTACCTATTGGGATACATCGCCATTGGCCTGCTGCTCATTGCCTTCTTCAATTTCACTAACCTGAATGCCGCTCAATCGCTCACCCGGAACAAGGAAGTCTCTTTGCGGAAGGTCTTTGGGGCTGGGAAAAACAACCTGATCCAACAACTCATTGGTGAAACGGTCTTTTTGTTTTTGTTTTCTTCTCTCCTGGGCATTGGCCTGGCTTTTCTCCTGTTGCCTTACTTCATTGACCTGTTTGAGCAACAAATGTCTTTGAGCTTCCTGTTTGAACCTGTGACAACTCTGATTGTCCTGTTTGGCATATTGGCAATGGGTTTGTTGGCAGGTGCATACCCAACGATTCGCCTCTCCCGATTACGAGCAGGGGACGCCATTCGTGGCAGTCGGGCCGGAACGCGTCGTGGCTTTGACCCTAAGAATATTCTGGTGACCATTCAATTCAGTATCGCTATCATCTTGCTAAGTGCTGTGACAATCATGTACCAGCAGATCGATTTCATGAAGACCACCGACAAGCATTTCAATCCCGACAATCTACTGACCATTCAGGCCGCTCAGGGTGGTGGCGATGATTCTCCACAACGCCTGGAGAGTTTCCAAAATGCCGTTTCGGCAATCACTGGTGTTGAATCCGTAAGTGCCACCGGATCGGTACCGGGTCGGTACTGGCCCAGCTATGCACTGATTGTGAACGCGGATGAAAAGAACAAACCTCCATTTGATTGGTTGCTTTCTTCTGTGGATGCAAACTACTTCCCGGCACTGGAAACCGAGTTTGTCGCAGGTAGAAATTTTGATCCTTCATTGGGTTCAGATGAGGGGAAAGCGATCATCAACGAAGCCGCGTATCAACAATTGGGATGGACGTCTCTCGAAGGCAAAAAGTTGGCCTTTCCCGGTGCAGACTTTGAGATGGAAGTGGTTGGGGTCGTCAAAGACTTCAATTATGAATCACTGACGGAGCAAGTAGCACCTGTCGTTCACCGGTATCGGGGCAGAGCCAGCGAAAGATATGGTATGCTGATGGTTCGACTCAATGGTGGTTCTATTGGTGAGACGCTTTCCCAAATCGAAGAAGCCTGGGGTACTTACGAAACCAATCAGCCATTTGAATATTCTTTCATAGATGAAGCTTTTGCTGAGGCTTATGAAAATGAAGAGCGCATCAGCACCATGACGGGCTATTCTGCCATGATTGCGATTGCCGTGGCCATTTTGGGCATTCTGGGGCTGGCCAGTTTCACCGTCATCGAGCGCATGAAAGAAATGGCCATTCGAAAAGTACTTGGAGCTTCCATACGGCAGCTTCTTTTCATTTTGCTCAAGCAAACGACGATATTGATGCTCATCGGTCTGGCAGTCGCTGTTCCGATCAACTATTATTTCATGGAAGACTGGCTGGCCGATTTTCCGTTCCGAATTGAATTGAACTTTCTGGTCTATGTATTTGCGACCCTTCTGGTAATGGCCAGCTCCTGGGTAGTCCTCGGATCATATACGTTGAAAATGGTCAAAGCCAATCCATCGCAGACGTTACGAGACGAATAAAAAACTTGCATTGCTTCCCCGGTGCGCTCCCAGGAGTATAGCCGGGGATTCAATTCCCCACCTGAGTGATGGTAATACCATCGAAATAATTGCCATTTTGGAGGCTGATGATTAGTACTCTTTCATCAGGTGATGGGTTTTCGGTCAGGGTGATATGGATCTCAGTACCGTTCCTTCTTTCAATCGTGAACTCCTCTGCCTCGATGATGAAATTTTCTTCAATGGTATCCTCCCCAACAGCGCTGCTCCAGTCTCCGTTCCACCCATAGCTTTCAACCCACCAGCCAGTTTCGCCAGTAGTGATCATCGTAGAAGTGGCCTCTGCCGGTAAGTCCACCGATTTGGTAGAGAGATGTATGTTATCGTCCCAATCTCCTTCTGGTCGAGCCGTGTCGCAGGACACTACGGCAAGCACTATGATGACCGTAAGTCCGATGTTGATTACTTTATTCATTTTGTTTTTGTTTAAAAAAGGAAAGTTAGCGCAATAAACGTACCTCCCGACTAATCATGAAGTTTTTCTGAATGGACAATATTCTTAAGTAAATTCATCTACTTCATTCAGTTCTCAATAATTCTGTTGGATTGGCTCTGGCCGCATTCAATGTTCTGAAGGAAATCGTGATCAGGATCATCAGCACCATGACCAACGCGGCGGCAGGGTAAATGGTCCAATGAATTTGAATGTGGTAAGCAAATCCTGTTAACCAATCCGTG
Coding sequences within:
- a CDS encoding ABC transporter permease, which gives rise to MAELSKNLEGQISAWKKQLRKQDYLDDGVIEELEDHLREGLDRLLTQGISEDEAFNKAVADLGTPADLSSQEAAVQFKYSSSPWPLLISYFFIALRNIRKKKLISTINVVGLSIGMAVTILLGTYSWNIITYDQYHENSEDIYFLYRTRVLPEGGKMEVSDTWPPMAEEVQNAFPTVKSIARFVFWGDTRIKYGDKELTREISMGEQGTFDVFSFPLSKGNQDHVFDNANSIVINQEVADALFGEEDPMGKTVELMIGEPTSFVVTGVFEKIPFNSSLNFEILVNMDFRKTLWTERGYWGWNASFMWSFVKLEPGETEENLEAQFPPLVEKFVLPSERGTFELLPISEYYDYNTQQQEYGYLLGYIAIGLLLIAFFNFTNLNAAQSLTRNKEVSLRKVFGAGKNNLIQQLIGETVFLFLFSSLLGIGLAFLLLPYFIDLFEQQMSLSFLFEPVTTLIVLFGILAMGLLAGAYPTIRLSRLRAGDAIRGSRAGTRRGFDPKNILVTIQFSIAIILLSAVTIMYQQIDFMKTTDKHFNPDNLLTIQAAQGGGDDSPQRLESFQNAVSAITGVESVSATGSVPGRYWPSYALIVNADEKNKPPFDWLLSSVDANYFPALETEFVAGRNFDPSLGSDEGKAIINEAAYQQLGWTSLEGKKLAFPGADFEMEVVGVVKDFNYESLTEQVAPVVHRYRGRASERYGMLMVRLNGGSIGETLSQIEEAWGTYETNQPFEYSFIDEAFAEAYENEERISTMTGYSAMIAIAVAILGILGLASFTVIERMKEMAIRKVLGASIRQLLFILLKQTTILMLIGLAVAVPINYYFMEDWLADFPFRIELNFLVYVFATLLVMASSWVVLGSYTLKMVKANPSQTLRDE
- a CDS encoding PadR family transcriptional regulator, whose amino-acid sequence is MKPSKSLVAASSKPLILGILQKGPTYGYDIIQQIKALSGGQLEFADGMLYPVLHRLEKDGLVTSQWNQSEKGRHRKYYSITESGKEAIHLERENWMGMHTVLLKLWSQNSNTQHG